TACGACAAAAGATTTAAAGTCCCCCTCAACCCAACCAACGAAGTCTGCGCTTTGATCGGCTCCAAAGAGGGGCTCGCCCATCTTTCCCTCGCCTTCATCGATCAGGGGGATATTGCCCTGGTCCCAGACCCCTCGTATCCGGTTTATAAAATCGCGACCACCCTGGCCGGTGGCGAAACTTATGATCTCCCGCTAACCGCGCAAAACAATTTCTTGCCCGAACTGGACAATGTTCCGGCAACATTCCTGAAAAAAGCCAAAGTTCTATATATC
The genomic region above belongs to Candidatus Margulisiibacteriota bacterium and contains:
- a CDS encoding aminotransferase class I/II-fold pyridoxal phosphate-dependent enzyme, which encodes MNKSKRLNLIPPYLFVKIEEKKAELIKSGVDVIDFGIGDPDLPTPSHIFKKMREVLETKEAGNYPSTKGELSFRQAVADWYDKRFKVPLNPTNEVCALIGSKEGLAHLSLAFIDQGDIALVPDPSYPVYKIATTLAGGETYDLPLTAQNNFLPELDNVPATFLKKAKVLYI